A window of the Synechococcus sp. JA-3-3Ab genome harbors these coding sequences:
- a CDS encoding ankyrin repeat domain-containing protein yields the protein MRRRRWAVGVGLGSLLLGGLGLYGYSLPADPQALATANPLRLQLALWLGKDANAVEERGKTALFFVESGLNTRLLLAAGADPNRLDRGGASPLHQAARLGNAEVTQALLEGGADVNACFGAGGLALHFAAWSGNPEVVRLLLEHGSEIDEPDGYGLTPLQIAQDMRRWEAAILLSQWPRPNHKDNP from the coding sequence ATGAGGCGCAGGCGGTGGGCTGTAGGTGTCGGGTTGGGATCCCTGCTGCTAGGCGGTCTGGGGCTCTATGGGTACAGCTTGCCGGCAGATCCCCAGGCTCTGGCCACTGCCAACCCGCTGCGGCTGCAGTTGGCCCTCTGGCTGGGGAAAGACGCCAACGCCGTTGAGGAGCGGGGCAAGACGGCTCTGTTCTTCGTAGAAAGCGGCCTCAACACCCGCCTTTTGCTGGCTGCCGGGGCGGATCCCAACCGGTTGGATCGCGGCGGGGCCAGCCCCCTGCACCAGGCTGCCCGCCTGGGCAACGCTGAGGTCACCCAAGCCTTGCTGGAGGGAGGGGCTGACGTCAACGCCTGCTTCGGGGCCGGCGGCTTGGCCCTGCATTTTGCCGCTTGGTCGGGCAACCCTGAAGTGGTGCGGCTGCTGCTGGAACATGGCTCTGAGATCGACGAGCCGGACGGCTACGGCCTCACCCCTTTGCAAATTGCCCAGGACATGCGCCGCTGGGAAGCGGCGATTCTGCTTTCCCAATGGCCCCGCCCCAACCATAAGGACAATCCCTGA
- a CDS encoding MBL fold metallo-hydrolase yields MKRRQLLQASAGLLGSLAVGGQRAGAQTGGSLEFTPQSLQLTWLHHSCVLFEGEGKRFLVNPFRPAGCTAGYPAPSVAADLVLLSSRLLDEGALDVVPGNPRVLFQPGDYFIDGIRVQGVRMPRGPRFGLNVGWRWRMAGIDIVHLGGALQPIGREQSILLARPDLLLVPVGGGPKNYDPAAAKAAIEALQPKLVIPTMYRTAAAEESQCELQPLEAFLRLFPAAAAQPALSNPLLLSAQALPSQGIAILFFEE; encoded by the coding sequence ATGAAGCGTCGCCAACTTTTGCAAGCCAGCGCCGGCCTGCTGGGATCCCTTGCCGTAGGGGGTCAGCGGGCGGGTGCTCAAACAGGGGGATCCCTGGAGTTCACCCCCCAGAGCCTGCAACTGACCTGGCTGCACCACAGTTGCGTTTTGTTCGAGGGGGAGGGCAAGCGCTTTCTGGTCAACCCCTTCCGCCCGGCGGGCTGTACAGCCGGCTACCCTGCTCCCAGCGTTGCTGCCGATCTGGTGCTGCTCAGCAGCCGTCTCCTGGACGAAGGGGCTTTGGACGTGGTGCCGGGCAACCCCAGGGTGCTGTTTCAGCCGGGGGACTACTTCATCGACGGGATCCGCGTGCAGGGGGTGCGCATGCCGCGGGGCCCCCGCTTTGGCCTCAACGTGGGCTGGCGCTGGCGCATGGCCGGGATCGACATTGTCCATTTGGGAGGGGCACTGCAGCCCATTGGCCGGGAACAGTCCATCCTGCTGGCTCGCCCTGACCTGTTGCTGGTGCCGGTGGGGGGTGGGCCGAAAAACTACGATCCCGCCGCAGCCAAGGCGGCCATCGAAGCGCTGCAGCCCAAGTTGGTCATCCCGACTATGTACCGCACCGCCGCCGCCGAGGAGTCCCAGTGCGAGCTGCAGCCTCTAGAAGCGTTTTTGCGCCTCTTTCCCGCCGCTGCCGCGCAACCTGCCCTCAGCAACCCCTTGCTGCTCTCGGCCCAGGCCCTGCCCAGCCAAGGGATCGCCATCCTGTTCTTTGAGGAGTAG
- a CDS encoding deoxyhypusine synthase family protein translates to MAKGPISQFLKHHFRHFNAAALVDAAKGYAAHLEKGGKMMVTLAGAMSTAELGLSLAEMIRQNKVHAISCTGANLEEDIFNLIAHDFYERVPHYRDLSPQQEQELLERHLNRVTDTCIPEEEAMRRLEKALLEEWTAADQAGERYFPHEFIYRILRSGRLEPYYQINPRDSWVYAAMEADLPIYVPGWEDSTTGNMYAAHCISGEIRHVHTVRTGIEYMIHLADWYTRTSAECSIGFFQIGGGIAGDFPICVVPMLHQDLGRKGIPLWGYFCQISDSTTSYGSYSGAVPNEKITWGKLGVDTPKFVIESDATIVAPLIFAWVLGW, encoded by the coding sequence GTGGCCAAAGGTCCTATCAGCCAATTTCTTAAGCATCACTTTCGCCACTTCAACGCCGCCGCCCTGGTGGATGCCGCCAAGGGCTACGCTGCTCACCTGGAGAAAGGCGGCAAGATGATGGTGACCCTGGCCGGCGCCATGAGCACGGCAGAGCTGGGCCTTTCTCTGGCCGAGATGATTCGGCAGAACAAGGTGCACGCCATCTCCTGCACCGGCGCCAACCTGGAGGAAGACATCTTTAACCTCATCGCCCACGACTTCTACGAGCGGGTGCCCCACTACCGCGATCTCAGCCCGCAGCAGGAGCAGGAGCTGCTGGAGCGGCACCTGAACCGGGTAACCGATACCTGCATTCCCGAAGAAGAGGCGATGCGGCGCCTGGAAAAAGCTCTGCTGGAAGAGTGGACGGCTGCCGATCAGGCGGGGGAGCGCTACTTCCCGCACGAGTTCATCTACCGCATCCTGCGCAGCGGCCGGCTGGAGCCCTACTACCAGATCAATCCGCGGGATTCTTGGGTCTATGCGGCCATGGAGGCCGACTTGCCCATCTACGTACCGGGCTGGGAGGACTCCACCACCGGCAACATGTACGCTGCCCACTGCATCAGCGGCGAGATCCGCCATGTCCATACCGTCCGCACGGGCATCGAGTACATGATCCACCTGGCGGACTGGTACACGCGCACCTCGGCAGAGTGCTCCATCGGCTTCTTCCAAATTGGCGGCGGCATTGCCGGGGATTTTCCCATCTGCGTAGTGCCCATGCTGCACCAAGACCTGGGCCGCAAGGGGATCCCTCTGTGGGGCTATTTCTGCCAGATCAGCGACTCCACCACCAGCTACGGCTCCTACTCGGGGGCGGTGCCCAACGAGAAGATCACCTGGGGCAAGTTAGGGGTCGACACGCCCAAGTTCGTCATCGAGTCGGATGCCACCATCGTGGCGCCTTTGATCTTCGCCTGGGTGCTGGGGTGGTAG